The genomic interval TCTCCGCCTTCTGACGTGGGCCCGGGCCGCTGGTTTTGTGGCTGGGCCATTCCTCCATCGCATCGACGAGGAGGCCGGCTTGGCGGAGGGCTTTGACGTAGTGGCCGACGGGGCGGTGGAAGGTCCAGGTATAGCCGCGGTCGACGTCGCCGGGATGCGTCGTGATCGGCGACTTCCGAGGCGACAGGTATCGGTCGACGCGGCGATACTGCACCTTCGCCTCGTCGTCCCAGCCCCAGTGCGTCTCCTTGGCCCCGCGAAAGGCCGGGTGGTTCGTGACCATGACGACGCTGCCGCCCTCACGGATCGCAGCGGCCATGCCTTCGAAGACCGGGCGGATCGGATGGATGTTCGCGACCGCCAGCAGGCACGTCGCGGCGTCGAAGCACTCGCCGGCGAACCTAGACAAGTCGCGTGCGTCGCCGACATGAAACTCTCCGTCGCCGCGTTCAAGTGCTCGATCGATTAACGCCGGTGACGCGTCGACACCGACGACCGTCGCACCGGCTTCGTGCAAACGTCGACACATGACGCCTTGGCCGCAGGCGACGTCAAGCACGCGCTCGCCGCGAACTGCATCGCCGCCGAGCAGACGCATCGTGCCGGGCAGGACGACCTCGCGATGGAACTCGCCGCCATCGTCGCCGACGTGGTCGTCGTACCAGTCGGCGACGGGCTGCCAGTCGGTCTTGCCGCCGGGCTTAGGCGATGAACGACTTCTTTTTGCGGCCACTGAGGTAGCTTTCCATGACGCAGTTCGAGAGCTCGCCGCTGGCGGTGTAGAAGCTGACGCCCTTGGTCAGCTTCGTCAGCTGGTCGACGAAGCCGACCCAGTCCATGCCCCAGTAGTCCTCGACGAGGGCGAACGTGGCGAACCGGCACCCTTCGCGACGGGCAAGCAGGGCCTCCTTCAGCGTCGCCGCCGTCGATCGCGGGTCGGGCGGATAGAGCAGGAAGACCTCCTTGCCCTCGATGTGCGCCGTCGGCTGGCCGTCGGTGATGATGAAAAGCTGCTTCGTGTCGGCTGCCTTGCGTTTGAGGATGCGGCGGGCGATCTGCAGGCCCATGTGCAGGTTCGTGAAGTGTTGCGGGGCCTTGTCTATCTTGTCGATCGGCACCTTTAGCCGGACCTCGTAGTCGTAGATCGTCACCGGCTTGGGCATGGCCAGCGGCAGGTCGCGCTCCTTGATCGCCTCGCCGCCGGAGTAGAAGCCGACGAAGTCGATCGTGTCCTGCGGGAACTTCTGCCGGACCAGCGCCGACATGGCCATGGCGACCTTCTTGGCGTTGTGCCATCGGCCGTAGCGCATCATCGAGCCGCTCATGTCGAGCAGGACGACCGTGCTGACGGAGGTGGTGCCCTCGTGCTGGTGCAGCTCCATGTCGCGCTCGCCGAACTGCAGCCGTCCGCCGTTCTGGAAGTCGGGCAGGCCGTGGCGGTGCAAAGCGTTGTGGAGCGTGGCATGCAGGTCGAGGTCGCTGACGGCGTCGCCGAACTGGTAAGGCTTGGTGCCGTCGATGCGTTCGCCGTTGGGCCCGGGCGTAACTTTGCGATGGCCGTCCCGGTTGCCGCGATCGAGGTTCTCGAAGACTTCGAGAAGCGCCTTCTGCTGCATGCCGGTGACGGCCTTAGGCGTCAGGCGGAGCTTGCCACTCTCGTCCTTCTCGAGTTGGCCTTCTTTGAGCATCTTCTCGATGAACTCCTGGATGTCCGGATCGGACTGGTCCGGGTTCTCCATCATCTGCTGAAGGGCGTCCATGGCGTCATCGCCATGCCGCATCAGCATGTTCATGAGTTGGTCTTTGCCGAACAGCGAGTCCTGCGTCGGGAACTCGTCGCCGTCGAACTCGCCGTAGGTGAACTTCACGTAACCAGTCTACGCGACGAGCGGTCGGCTATTTCACCATTCGGATGGTACCGGGCTCGCGAACGGCGACGGTCATGCCGCCGACGTTGTTGCCCCATTCGTAGCTGTCCATGACGCCCAGGAAGAGCCTGGTCGCACCCTCAGGAATCTCAAAGGTCTGCTGCTCACCGGCGGAGGTGATGCCATCGCCGATGAAGAACGGCTGTGCGATCTCCGGGCTGAGCGTTGTGAATTCCCGACTGCTGGCGTTGCTCATGAAGTCGAGCGACGTTGGCTCCTGTCCCACGATCGGACCGTCGGGCCCGAGGAAGACGCCGATGAGTGACGAGTAGGGCGCTTTCAGGTTGCTCTTCCCGTTCTCGCCGCCGTTCTTGGCGACTTTGCCGTCACTTTGCGGGATGTCCATGTCGAGGACCTCGTATGACCCCTTGCTCTGGCCCAAGAGAGGATTGAGATTGGCGTCGTAGAGGCCGTTGGCATAACGGTTGGAGGCCATCCTCTTCACGTCTCCGTCGGCGGTGTCGTTGACCGCACCGCCGTGGTGCTGGGCACCGCCGACGATGGCATCGAAGGCGAGACTATCCATGTCTGTCAGGTCCAGCATGTCGACGCGGACGGCGCTGGCCTTGAGCACGCCTGCGAGCTCGCTCGTGTCGTCAAGACCCGCGTAGTCGGGGTTCTTGTGCGGGTTGTACTGGTTGGCAATCGTGCCAGCGGGCGATCCGGCGAGCCAGATGTTGCTCGTCGCCGGCACCCACTTGTTGGCCTTGACCTGACCCATCAGGGCGGCGATCGCCTCTGCGTGGGCACCGGTCGACGAACCGTGGAAGAACGTGTCCACGCCGTCCGTTTCGCCGGCGGGAAGGTGAAGCTCGACGCGAACCGCGTTGGCCTCGTCTGCCGGGGACGTCACGAACGTGCGTGTCGCTTCGTTCCACTTTCCGAGCTGGATCGTGCGTCGCGCGACGGGCACTGTCCGGCCATCCACGTCGTTCTCGGCGACCGAGCCGTGTGCAGCGGCCAGGGCCAGATCGGGGTCGAGCGTGAGCATCCGGACGCCTGCCCGCGCACCAGCGTCGGCGGCTGTCTGAAGCTCGCTCTCGGCTGAGACGGTCTTGCCCCAGTCGATCGACAGGGCAAGCAGTGCGAACAGAACAGGAATGAACAGCAGCACCGCGAGCAGCACGGAGCCGCGGCGTGCGGATGAACGACGGGCGCATTGTCCCCGGGGGATCATGCTTCCAACGTCGTACCCAGACGCCCGCGAGTGAAGGTCACCGGCGTTTATCAGACACCCACGTTTCGACGCGGACTCGCGCTGCCGCTGAGCGTGAACGAGGATCGACCGGCTGCGTTGGCGTTGACGCCAGCACCCTGGTCGGCCTCGACCGTCACAACGACCGTCGCACGTCGCAGGCGATCGTGTTCGAGGATGCCGCGGCGTCGGTTTTCGCTGCTGCGCATCGGCTGGAAGCGGCAGCGGAAGCTGGTGACGTTTCTCAGAACCACGTACTCGTCGCCCGCGTCGATGCTCTGCCGAACCTCGCCGGAATCGGCGTCGAACTGCCAGACGATCGTGCGGAAGGTCGTCGTTCCGTCGGACAGCGTGTAGGGCTCGTACACGACAAAGCCGTCGTCCTCCACGGTGTCGCCGGCGATGAAGTCGGCGCGAACCGACGGCGTGATCGGACCGGGATCGTGGGCGATGCCCAACTCGTCGGCCAGGTCGTCGGTGCCACGAAGCAGGTCAAGTGCCCGGCCGAGGGCGAGGCGAGACCGTTGGGCGGTGTCGCCGGCCGCGGCATTGGT from Planctomycetota bacterium carries:
- a CDS encoding class I SAM-dependent methyltransferase gives rise to the protein MAAKRSRSSPKPGGKTDWQPVADWYDDHVGDDGGEFHREVVLPGTMRLLGGDAVRGERVLDVACGQGVMCRRLHEAGATVVGVDASPALIDRALERGDGEFHVGDARDLSRFAGECFDAATCLLAVANIHPIRPVFEGMAAAIREGGSVVMVTNHPAFRGAKETHWGWDDEAKVQYRRVDRYLSPRKSPITTHPGDVDRGYTWTFHRPVGHYVKALRQAGLLVDAMEEWPSHKTSGPGPRQKAENLTRKEIPMFLAIRALKIAMPSLPLS
- a CDS encoding VWA domain-containing protein; translation: MKFTYGEFDGDEFPTQDSLFGKDQLMNMLMRHGDDAMDALQQMMENPDQSDPDIQEFIEKMLKEGQLEKDESGKLRLTPKAVTGMQQKALLEVFENLDRGNRDGHRKVTPGPNGERIDGTKPYQFGDAVSDLDLHATLHNALHRHGLPDFQNGGRLQFGERDMELHQHEGTTSVSTVVLLDMSGSMMRYGRWHNAKKVAMAMSALVRQKFPQDTIDFVGFYSGGEAIKERDLPLAMPKPVTIYDYEVRLKVPIDKIDKAPQHFTNLHMGLQIARRILKRKAADTKQLFIITDGQPTAHIEGKEVFLLYPPDPRSTAATLKEALLARREGCRFATFALVEDYWGMDWVGFVDQLTKLTKGVSFYTASGELSNCVMESYLSGRKKKSFIA
- a CDS encoding pilus assembly protein TadG-related protein, whose amino-acid sequence is MLLAVLLFIPVLFALLALSIDWGKTVSAESELQTAADAGARAGVRMLTLDPDLALAAAHGSVAENDVDGRTVPVARRTIQLGKWNEATRTFVTSPADEANAVRVELHLPAGETDGVDTFFHGSSTGAHAEAIAALMGQVKANKWVPATSNIWLAGSPAGTIANQYNPHKNPDYAGLDDTSELAGVLKASAVRVDMLDLTDMDSLAFDAIVGGAQHHGGAVNDTADGDVKRMASNRYANGLYDANLNPLLGQSKGSYEVLDMDIPQSDGKVAKNGGENGKSNLKAPYSSLIGVFLGPDGPIVGQEPTSLDFMSNASSREFTTLSPEIAQPFFIGDGITSAGEQQTFEIPEGATRLFLGVMDSYEWGNNVGGMTVAVREPGTIRMVK